Proteins encoded by one window of Arabidopsis thaliana chromosome 2, partial sequence:
- the TCL2 gene encoding Homeodomain-like superfamily protein, which translates to MDNTNRLRHLRSRKQSKFTLGDTAEVNSVKWEFINMTEQEEDLIFRMHRLVGDR; encoded by the exons ATGGATAACACCAACCGTCTTCGTCACCTTCGCAGTCGTAAGCAATCCAAGTTCACTCTAGGGGATACCGCAG AGGTAAATAGTGTGAAATGGGAGTTTATCAATATGAcggaacaagaagaagatctcaTCTTTCGAATGCACAGACTTGTTGGTGATAG GTGA
- the TCL1 gene encoding Homeodomain-like superfamily protein (TRICHOMELESS1 (TCL1); FUNCTIONS IN: DNA binding; INVOLVED IN: regulation of trichome morphogenesis; CONTAINS InterPro DOMAIN/s: SANT, DNA-binding (InterPro:IPR001005), Myb, DNA-binding (InterPro:IPR014778), Homeodomain-related (InterPro:IPR012287), MYB-like (InterPro:IPR017877), Myb transcription factor (InterPro:IPR015495); BEST Arabidopsis thaliana protein match is: Homeodomain-like superfamily protein (TAIR:AT2G30424.1); Has 35333 Blast hits to 34131 proteins in 2444 species: Archae - 798; Bacteria - 22429; Metazoa - 974; Fungi - 991; Plants - 531; Viruses - 0; Other Eukaryotes - 9610 (source: NCBI BLink).), translating into MDNTNRLRRLHCHKQPKFTHSSQEVSSMKWEFINMTEQEEDLIFRMYRLVGDRWDLIARRVVGREAKEIERYWIMRNCDYFSHK; encoded by the exons ATGGATAACACAAACCGTCTTCGCCGCCTTCACTGTCATAAACAACCCAAGTTCACTCATAGCTCTCAAG AAGTGAGTAGTATGAAATGGGAGTTTATCAATATGAccgaacaagaagaagatctcaTCTTTAGAATGTACAGACTTGTTGGCGACAG GTGGGATTTAATAGCAAGAAGAGTGGTGGGACGTGAGGCaaaggagatagagagatacTGGATTATGAGAAATTGTGACTATTTCTCCCACAAATGA
- the ETC2 gene encoding Homeodomain-like superfamily protein (ENHANCER OF TRY AND CPC 2 (ETC2); FUNCTIONS IN: DNA binding, sequence-specific DNA binding transcription factor activity; INVOLVED IN: trichome patterning, regulation of transcription; LOCATED IN: mitochondrion; CONTAINS InterPro DOMAIN/s: SANT, DNA-binding (InterPro:IPR001005), Myb, DNA-binding (InterPro:IPR014778), Homeodomain-related (InterPro:IPR012287), Myb transcription factor (InterPro:IPR015495); BEST Arabidopsis thaliana protein match is: Homeodomain-like superfamily protein (TAIR:AT2G30424.1); Has 1991 Blast hits to 1991 proteins in 160 species: Archae - 0; Bacteria - 0; Metazoa - 0; Fungi - 0; Plants - 1974; Viruses - 0; Other Eukaryotes - 17 (source: NCBI BLink).) — translation MDNTNRLRLRRGPSLRQTKFTRSRYDSEEVSSIEWEFISMTEQEEDLISRMYRLVGNRWDLIAGRVVGRKANEIERYWIMRNSDYFSHKRRRLNNSPFFSTSPLNLQENLKL, via the exons ATGGATAATACCAAccgtcttcgtcttcgtcgCGGTCCCAGTCTTAGGCAAACTAAGTTCACTCGATCCCGATATGACTCTGAAG AAGTGAGTAGCATCGAATGGGAGTTTATCAGTATGAccgaacaagaagaagatctcaTCTCTCGAATGTACAGACTTGTCGGTAATAG GTGGGATTTAATAGCAGGAAGAGTCGTAGGAAGAAAGGCAAATGAGATTGAGAGATACTGGATTATGAGAAACTCTGACTATTTTTCTCACAAACGACGACGTCTTAATAATTCTCCCTTTTTTTCTACTTCTCCTCTTAATCTccaagaaaatctaaaattgtaa
- the TCL2 gene encoding Homeodomain-like superfamily protein (TRICHOMELESS 2 (TCL2); FUNCTIONS IN: DNA binding; INVOLVED IN: regulation of transcription; LOCATED IN: cellular_component unknown; CONTAINS InterPro DOMAIN/s: SANT, DNA-binding (InterPro:IPR001005), Myb, DNA-binding (InterPro:IPR014778), Homeodomain-related (InterPro:IPR012287), Myb transcription factor (InterPro:IPR015495); BEST Arabidopsis thaliana protein match is: Homeodomain-like superfamily protein (TAIR:AT2G30432.1); Has 30201 Blast hits to 17322 proteins in 780 species: Archae - 12; Bacteria - 1396; Metazoa - 17338; Fungi - 3422; Plants - 5037; Viruses - 0; Other Eukaryotes - 2996 (source: NCBI BLink).), producing MDNTNRLRHLRSRKQSKFTLGDTAEVNSVKWEFINMTEQEEDLIFRMHRLVGDRWDLIAGRVVGREAKDIERYWIMRNCDHCSHKRRRVHKFYRFSISPP from the exons ATGGATAACACCAACCGTCTTCGTCACCTTCGCAGTCGTAAGCAATCCAAGTTCACTCTAGGGGATACCGCAG AGGTAAATAGTGTGAAATGGGAGTTTATCAATATGAcggaacaagaagaagatctcaTCTTTCGAATGCACAGACTTGTTGGTGATAG GTGGGATTTAATAGCAGGAAGAGTGGTAGGACGAGAGGCAAAGGACATAGAAAGATATTGGATTATGAGAAACTGTGATCATTGTTCCCACAAACGACGCCGAGTCCACAAATTTTACCGTTTCTCTATTTCTCCTCcttaa
- a CDS encoding uncharacterized protein (unknown protein; Has 3 Blast hits to 3 proteins in 1 species: Archae - 0; Bacteria - 0; Metazoa - 0; Fungi - 0; Plants - 3; Viruses - 0; Other Eukaryotes - 0 (source: NCBI BLink).) → MHLLNILNDTFDSIRSSTEPSSIILCLIPRGLICATDGRESTWVKGVTSSTTVLLIGHIRTFFKEKLHIQAKFRSHFG, encoded by the coding sequence ATGCATCTTCTCAACATACTGAACGACACATTTGACAGCATCCGATCCTCAACGGAACCATCATCGATAATTCTCTGTCTTATTCCACGAGGCTTGATCTGTGCTACTGATGGAAGAGAATCCACATGGGTCAAGGGCGTCACAAGTAGCACTACGGTCCTTCTCATTGGCCACATTCGTACATTTTTCAAGGAAAAACTTCACATTCAAGCCAAATTCCGATCTCATTTTGGATAG
- the KIS gene encoding tubulin folding cofactor A (KIESEL) (KIESEL (KIS); FUNCTIONS IN: unfolded protein binding; INVOLVED IN: tubulin complex assembly, cytokinesis; LOCATED IN: microtubule; EXPRESSED IN: 24 plant structures; EXPRESSED DURING: 15 growth stages; CONTAINS InterPro DOMAIN/s: Tubulin binding cofactor A (InterPro:IPR004226); Has 359 Blast hits to 359 proteins in 168 species: Archae - 0; Bacteria - 0; Metazoa - 159; Fungi - 92; Plants - 60; Viruses - 0; Other Eukaryotes - 48 (source: NCBI BLink).), with the protein MATIRNLKIKTSTCKRIVKELHSYEKEVEREAAKTADMKDKGADPYDLKQQENVLGESRMMIPDCHKRLESALADLKSTLAELEETDEKEGPEIEDAKKTVADVEKQFPTEDA; encoded by the exons ATGGCAACGATAAGGAACTTGAAGATAAAAACATCAACATGTAAAAGGATTGTGAAAGAGCTTCACTCTTATGAGAAAGAAGTTGAGAGAGAAGCGGCTAAGACTGCTGATATGAAGGACAAAGGTGCTGATCCCTACGACCTTAAACAACAG GAAAATGTGTTGGGTGAGTCTAGGATGATGATTCCGGATTGCCACAAACGTCTCGAGTCTGCATTGGCTGACCTCAAGTCCACTTTG GCGGAATTGGAAGAGACGGATGAGAAGGAAGGTCCAGAGATCGAAGATGCAAAGAAGACAGTCGCGGATGTGGAGAAGCAGTTTCCCACTGAAGATGCCTGA
- the TCL2 gene encoding Homeodomain-like superfamily protein: protein MDNTNRLRHLRSRKQSKFTLGDTAEVNSVKWEFINMTEQEEDLIFRMHRLVGDSRKSGRTRGKGHRKILDYEKL, encoded by the exons ATGGATAACACCAACCGTCTTCGTCACCTTCGCAGTCGTAAGCAATCCAAGTTCACTCTAGGGGATACCGCAG AGGTAAATAGTGTGAAATGGGAGTTTATCAATATGAcggaacaagaagaagatctcaTCTTTCGAATGCACAGACTTGTTGGTGATAG CAGGAAGAGTGGTAGGACGAGAGGCAAAGGACATAGAAAGATATTGGATTATGAGAAACTGTGA